GGAACACGCCAAGTTGCCGCCCTTCCACTGGACACGCGTCAACCTCTGAATGCCATCCCGGAGCGATCGGTCGGCGTGCCGGCGCCATTAGCGTACGGTGCCGCTGGACGAAATGCCGGAGAAGGTACCTTCGACGAAAGTGCGATGCATGGATTCGGCGCTGACAGTCGTCTAAGGCTTGACTGAACCCGGGAGTGTTCGAGCAACCTCAGACGACCTGAGCGCGGCCTCGTGGCGCCCCATGCCAAACATGCTGAGTGCGGCGACGAAGGTGGGTATCGCAACCAGCACGAACATGATGGGCAGGCCCAGATGCATGGCTAGCAGCACTCCGCCAATCATCGAGCCCACGATCGAACCCACCCGGCCAATGCCTAGCGCCCAGCTCACGCCGGAGGCGCGACTGGAGGTTGGATAGTAGGCCGCCGCCAGCGCATTGGCGCCAGTCTGCGAGCCTCCGGTTCCAAGACCAGCCCCAAAGACTGCGAACACCAGCATCGGCAACGACGAAGCGATGCCGATGAGCAGGACAAACACGGTGGCAACAAGGTAGAAGCTTGCGAGTATCAGACAGGGATTGTGCCTGTCCATCAGGCGGCCGATCAGCACGGCGCCGACCGTGCTGCCCAAGGGCAGCGCTGCGGCGATCAGCGCAGTCATATCCAGAGGGACGCCTGTGTTGTTAATGACCGTGGGCAGCCAGCTGGTGAGCAGGTAGTACACCAGCAGACTCATGAAGAAGGTGAGCCAGAGGCAGACGGTGCCGACCATCACGCCGCTGCCGAAAAGGTTGCGGACGGGAGAACCCGTGACCTTGTTCTCGGGGACTGTGAACACCGTATGGTCGAGCACTTCCTGTGGCGCTATGCGCCGGAGCGTGCGGGCCACCTGCGCCTGCATCCTGCCGGACAGTGCCAGGTACCGGACAGACTCGGGCAGCAGCCATACCAGAACCGGCACCAGTACCAATGGCATGGCCCCGCCGAATAACAGCACGCCCTGCCAGCCATTCAGGGGAATGATCCGCGAGGCGACCACGCCCCCCAATGACCCGCCTAACGTAAAGCCGCAGAACATGCCCGTCACCAACAACGAGCGCTGTTTCTCGGGACCGAATTCGGATGTGATTGTGATGGCCGTCGGCATGGCTCCGCCAAGACCGAGGCCGGTCAGGAATCGCAATAGTATGAGTTCGCGCAGAGAAGTCGCGTAGGCGGACCACAGGCACATGACACCGAAAAACGCGACTGAAAGGCAGAGTATGGGCTTGCGCCCAAACCTGTCGGCAAGCGGTCCGAACAGGAGCGCGCCTACCATCAGACCAAACAGGCCGCCGCCGAACACAGGCGCCAACTGAAGCGCGTTCAATGCCCATTGCTTCCTGATGGCAGGTGCAATGAATCCGGCGCTTGCCGTATCGAAACCATCAAACGCGACTGTCAGGAAACACAGCGCGACGATCAGCAGCTGATACGTCGACAGCCTGTGCGAATTGATGAAGTCCTGAACGTCGACCGTTCTGATTGTTGCCATGGCGTTCTCCCTGTAGCCGCTAAACCCAGGCCGTCTCTTTGACAAGGGTGCTGGCAGGAAGCTTGTCCCGCGAGGTCTCCTGGCTCCGCCTCCGGTAGCCTTGGAGGTTGCTCTCGCGCGATCAGCGATGGACCTGATCGCGCGTCAGGATTGAAACTCTGGAATGTCGGGTTTGGCGCCCCACATGCAAAAGCCGGTGGAATCGAACGGGAACCGGCGGGGACAGTAACTCGCTTCCTCGTCCGGCCTGATCAGACGAACGCCTGTCGAGTATTCATAAGTCATTCCATCAGGCCCCTCGAAGTAGAGAAAGATGGCGCCCGACGTCGGATGCCGCCCTGGCCCGAACCGAATGGGTATGCCCTGTTCACGCAGGGTGTACCAGGCGCGCATGAGGTCGTCGATGCTTGCAACCTGGTGATTGATATGTTGAATGCCGGCGAACGGGGACGGAAAGAGAGCGATCCGGTGATGTACCTCGTCGATTCTCAGCAGCGGTGCAGGTCCGATCCAGTCGCTCACGCGCGCATTGCACAGTTTCGTCCAGAAGATCTCGTCACGTCCGGGATCACTGGTGCGCAGGCCGACGTGGCTGAAGCCGGTGATTCCGGCGTCGCGCGACGGAAAATAGCGACGGCCGCTATGCAGGGCGCCGAACACCAATTCGATCTGGTTGCCCGATGGATCCTTGAAACTGATGAAGGCGTGTACGCGACGTTGATCGCACTCGTCTCGACTGCCGGCGTGTACGCGGAAGCTATTCTGCTCTAACACCGCGCCCGCCTGTTCGAGCGCCTCGTTCGTGACGACATCGAATGCAATCGTCTGGTCATTCGGATCGCCCTCGAAGTAGACCAGCGTGTGATCGCGCTCATCCGAGCGCAGGTAGGCCCACCCACCCTCGCGGCGCACCAGCTGTAATCCAAGGATATTGGCGGCATACTTCGCCGCGGCGTCGATGTCACGTGTACCGAGCCGAACATACCGGAGTTCGTGCAAATTGATCATGAACGGGACCCTGCGGTTTGCCTATCTCCAAGGATAGGCGGCATCCCCCCGTGCGTGCCCAATTTTCGTGGCTGCTCGCCTTGGGCCTGCTAAGGCGGACGAGACGTTCGGGCGTCCGCCCCGGCACACCGGCCAATGCCTCAAGTTGGCCGAAGCCCGCCCGATGGCTCATTTGTGCAGCCGAGTTGGATGGCGTGCCGCATCCTTGACGCGTTGTCTCCAGCCACCCGGCGCAGACGACAGATGCGCAGATCCAGCGAAGCGTGCCCGTCATTCATGTGCGCCGCGTATCTCCAGGTCACTCCTCGTCAACGGTTGATTTGTATCAATCGCCGGATGACCCGACGGTACACGATAGGAATTTCACGAACCGGAGGGTGAGCCATGAACGAAGAGATCAAGGAAAAGATCCTGTCATTGCTGGAGCAGCACCGGATCATGACGATCGCCACGCTAAGGCCAGACGGCTGGCCGCAGGCGACGACCGTCGGGTACGTGAGCGAGGGATTGACGCTCTATTTCCTCTGCAGCCAGGAAAGCCAGAAGGCGGCCAATCTGGCCCGCGACGACCGGGTTTCCCTGACAATCGACCACGACACGTCAGATCTGATGGCCATCACTGGTCTGTCAATGGCAGTGCGAGCACAACTCGTGACCGATCCTGCCGAAGCCGAGAAGGTCATGCGCATGCTTCCACTGAAGTATCCGGACATGCATGCGCTGTCGATGCCAATGCCGTCTCCTGACGAAGTTCGGATTTTTCGTGTGACTCCGACAGTCATCTCGGTGCTCGATTATTCGCAAGGCTTCGGCCACAGGGATCTTTGCACTTGCGGGTCTCCCTCGGTATCACAAAAGTAAAGCTCCATGACCCGGTGCAGACATGGCAAGCCCAGGTGGGCAACCTGCGCTGAAGCTGGCTGCCTTTACGCATCGATTGTTTTTGTGATCGGCTTCGCCCTTGGAACGATTCGCGTACTGCTGCTTGTGCCGTGCCTGGGCGAGACGGCCGCCGTATCGCTCGAAGCGCCATTCATGCTTGCCGCGAGTTGGAACTTGTCACGCTGGAGCGCGAAAAGACACGACGTGCTGACAGATACCGCCGACGCGTTGCTGATGGGCGCAATCGCCCTGACCGTATTGATGCTTGCGGAATTGGGCACTGCCGTACTCCTGTTCAAAAGGACGGTGCTCGAATACTTTTTCGGCTTTGGGTCTGTGCATGGCGCGATCGGCCTCGCGGGCCAACTTTGCTTTGCAAGCTTTCCATTTCTGCAGGCGTCTGGCAACCGGATCGCATCCAGCAGGTGAGCGCGACGGCAACCGGCGTGGCTTTCGAATCATCTCGCCGGCAACGGCTGGCTTGGCGCAAAGCGCTACAGCCAGCGCCGCACATGGGCGCGGTAGCAGCTATAGACATCGCCGAACTTGCGCTCAACGAATGGCAAAGGCACGAGCCGACTGGGGGCGAGCCCGGCAAGCACCACAACCGCCCACGCAATCGGCGGCCGGATGATAACGTTCGCGATATCGGTCGTATTAGCCATGGCAGGACTCGGTCATAGCAAACATAGCCTCGACGCATCTGTCGATGCCGGGGCCATTGCCAACAGGATGACGGGCCGGCGTACGACTGCTTTCCCTGTGCCGCGAAAGGCGCTCTCGACCCGTCCGAGACAGATGACCTGCGAGCGCTGCACATCCGCTTTCGATATCGGAACATTCAACCCGTCGCGCTTTTGAGCCGTTCATGGGCCGCTCATGCAAACGGGATTGCGCGACCCGATACGGAAAAAATTACTCTTCGTTACAAAGGCAACCGGTCGGCGCTTGCACCGCCTTATACAAAGGTTCGAACAGGAAGGGGCGCCCTCGACGCTTCGCGCGCAGCCGAAACTCCTTGGCAGTTGCCCTTCTTGGCCTGCCCCGGCGGACTGAACCCATTGCCAGGGTCGCCTTGCGGCTGCACGGCCACGCCGTGTTCGGCCGGTACGTACCCGGCACATCCGGCCAGCGTGCGAGCGGGGAAAGGCCAAAGCAAGGATGACTTTTTTCGTGATCATCCCGGCAAAGAGGGGGCGTAGCCGCCCCTCCGTCCGTACTGCACTCTGTTAGAAACTGAAGTTCACGTTGGTCTTGCTTCCGCCCGTAATGTTAACGGCGGTCGATTGCGTGGCGCCTGAGGCCGCATCGGCTTCGATCGTGTATTGGCCTGCCGTCGCCGGGCTCAGGGCGACGGGTAGTGTGCCGTTATAGGCGCCCACCATCGGTGCCGCGACGGGTAGGCTCGTCGTATAGCTGCCCGTATCGAGGTTCGCATTCGCTGATGCGATCTCGTACGTGCCCGCCGGCGTGGTCTGAAGCGCACGCAGGCTTGCATCCGCCGACGCCGTCACGGTGCCGCTCACTATATTCATCGCTGAGACGGGAAGCGTGATCGGCTGGCCCGCCATTGACACGTGCGTCGTAGTGCCAACCACGACAGGCACCGACGTAATGATCCCCGTCGTCTCGTTGGGTTGCACGACCACGATGTCGTAAGTGCCGTTGATCGAACTTTGGAGCAGCGTCGAGAACACGAAGTGGCCTGTGTTGTCCGCCACCGTGCCGCTCACCACCTTGCCGTTCTGCTCGGCATACACAGTAGCGCCCGCTTCGGCCGCTGCGACGTAGCCGTCAATCATGCCGGCGACGGTCGTCGGCGTGGCGGTGATCACAGGCTTCAGCGCGTAGGAGCCGTTGCCCTTCTGGACAACCGACTTGCAAGCGTTGAAGTCGAGCACGAGATCGACCGTAGAGTTTGCGGACACGTCAAATGGGCGAATGATCTTGAGACCGCTTTGGGTCGCACTTGGCGTCGCGAGCGGCTGTTCGTTGGTCGTTCCCGACACGACGACCGAATTGGCCGACGTGTTACCCTGGTTCGGGGCGAGGACAAGCCGCACCTGCTGATACTGGCCCGCGGGCAGCGTCGCCTGGCCGAGCGTCGCCATCGTGCCGTTCGTGAGCGAAAGTAGATCGACCTTCTGCGGGGTAGCGAGCGTGATGTTGGTCCATCCGCTGTCGTTGTCGCCCGCGGTCGAGCTTGCATTGATCCTTACCTGGCTCACCGTTACGTACACATGGTCGAAGCCGCAGGAGGGCGCATCGGTCATCTGGACATTGACAGTGCCGGTGGGGGTACCTCCGTTATTGCTCTCCCCTCCACCGCCGCAGGCCGCGAGAGCGACCGACGCGAACATGGCAACTATGAGTGTTTTTCGCATGCCGTTCATTCAACACCTGATGTTTTGTCTGTGGTGCGCGAAGCATACGTTCGGCGGACTGCAACCCGTTTTGTGACTTTGCAACAATCCGTAACTTCTTCTGCTCGCCGTCGCCTTTTGCATCATGGACTCAAGAATGACCGTTACCAAGCGAGTAACGGCCGCCCGGATGTCTGGGTCATGGCTTGGGCGAACGGCTCTTCCTGGCCGAACTGTGCCCGAGACGGCCAAAGGCCTGAGTCCAAGCTACGCAACGTGCAGGGGACCGTAGCCGACCCACTCCGGTCAGATAACTTTCTTCAAACCGGTCAGTCAGCCAAATTCATGGTTTGCGAACCGGAATGCCAATAAGCGGCCGTTGGCGACCTCACCCAATCGGCCAGGAAGAGACGATGGAACTGTCGCGCCGAAGGACCGAAATCGGTATCGAAGCGAACATTCGTGTTCGCACAAATGTGGCATATTTGCGGCATCGGCCAGAATCAGTCGCTCGATTGCGGCACCAAAAATCTTTAAGTTGCGCTGGGCCGAACTCCAATTGCGAAAAATTAGCCATTGTCGGGGCAACGGGGAAATGGACCGCAAATATGTTCTGGTTGGATTCGTATTGACGTTTCTCGCAGGCTTCGGGATTGGGCACCATCGGACGGTCGCTCGGGAGACGGCGTCCCGAACGCTAAGGGCGATGCCTGCTGTCCCCGTCTGGAGAAATCCTCAATGTGTGACGGCGAATATTAAAGAAGAACAATATTTTGAAATCGCCGCCTCGACTCTGGAACATGTAACACCGAACTCGCCCGATTGGCTCGCCGGGGGAGCCGAACACGCGCTCAGTGACGACCTGTATCGTGGGAGTCCTGGGCAGCCTAGAACGAGGGTGTGTACTCCAGCAGGGATTTATAACCGTGTTGCCGCGGCGTTCGCGGGAAGCGCCCTCAACTACAGATTTGACCGCCATGAGTTGAGGCTAGCCTCCCATTTGCAACCTCCGCCCGCTAAAGTCGTCGATGCCGTGGCGCGAGTAGCGTTTTTTCCACGGCCGTTAATCGACGACGATAGCGGTGGACAAATCGACGGCGATATTCGGCCATATGCAATGACCGTTCTGGCAGGCTTTGGACACGAATCGGCACGATATGCAGCTGAAGCTTTTGAACAGATTTCCAGCGAGAACTCGCTTGGCACTGGCGCGGCGCAAGTCGCAGCGTCCAGTGGACAGCCGGGTGCACTCTCGCGGATAGAGTCTCTTATGAATCAACTTCTTGCCACGGTCCCGGACGACAAACCGATACCACTAGCGACTCGCGACCGACTTTATGAGCTGTCTTGGGCAATCGCTTTTTCAGGTGAATCTGCAAAAGACCACGTAGCTCCGGTTATTAGGCTTATGGGGAGGCACGTGCAAAGTGGTGCGCCGCCGTTCGGAGTGGTTAGTCTTCATCCGAAGAGGATGTGCGAAGTTATGTCCAAAATCTATGACAACAGCGAGCGTGTGAATCGCGAGTTCTCGTACTGCGCGGACGACGCTCCATTGGAGTCGTATCCCCAAGGGGCATTCGCTTTCGCACCGGCGCACAGCAGTGAGACACGATGAGTGGCGCTTGGCTTGTTGGCGGTCACCCCCTGACGCGTGCGTCCGCTGACGTCTAGGTAGCGGACGTTAGAAACCTCTCGTGCATTGACCGCTTCGGGTCGGGCTGCGTCTGTCCGCTCTTCAAACTCATCGTTGGAAAGCGGCCAGTGGAATGCAGCTGCCCGGAAGCGGCCAGTCGGCAGCGCGTACTCCCGACCCGCAAGAGACAGTCGTCGCACGATGAAGCGGCCATTCAATACGGCCTGCTGCCCCTAGTTGCTTGCCGGGCAAGGAATCTACCGGAACGTTATGAAGGCAGCATGTATCGCCAGTTCGTACGACTCTTCGCTGAACCCCGGGTTTTCCAATTTGAATGCGATTCGTTCTTCTTCGTATGTCCGCTTGGCCTCTGGATACCGAAAGAATGCTAGCCCTACGGCCTCCGCACCTTTCCACATCCGTGCTACCAAAGTCAAGGCATGCTCATATGCAGGCTGGCTCAATTCGGGCAACACGTCCGACAACTCAAGCGTCGGCGGGCGCTCCGACCGTGGTCCCCAATTACGCTTCCACTTGTTGTAGTAGAAGAACAGGAACACCGCATCTAATAACTGTGCGGAACGTACTTTGCGTATGTACTCTGCCCGTTGCTTTGTCTGGTCCACTCGTTCTCCCGAACCACGGTTTGGAAGCGAACTCTTCGTAATCGAGACTTTCGGTGGTCGATTGTCCGGCATTAGTACTTGGCGTCCATTGACCGCTCCTGGCCGAGGCGGTGTGAAAACGCGCTCTGTCTGAGGCCTTCTTAAAAGTCGACCCTTCAGATCGCCGCGTAACGGGCTGGCGGCGACTCGGGAAGGGTAAAGCGACACTCGAAAACCGAGTACTTTTGTGTTTTCACACGGCCTCGGCCGACCGCTGGCCGACCGCGGTCGGCAGAAGTTGCCCCTTAAAGACATCCGATTAGCCTGAAAGACAGACATACGTTCACGCCGCGTACCGTCCTCAACCCAAAAAAGCCGCCAAAACCCTGAAGTCGTCACTGAGCTTTCATAGCGGTGTTCTACGTGAACCGGGACGAAGAGCGGCGCGCCGGCATCAAATTCACACTTTTGTTTCTCGCGACAAAACGTATTACGATCGCAAGACAACAGTCCTTCGGGCGATGACTTATCGATGATGTGAACGTGACCCAGCCAATATCAATGGAGACAGGATGAACGTCGCTAAGAACGAAGTGCCCTGGAAAAATGCCCAAGATGCCATGGAGTGCAATTTCGCACTGGGGCACCTTATTAGAAACCTGCCGGCACGGCTGAAGATTGACGGTCGCATCCATGCGGAAACCTACATTTCAGCTGTCGGTGCAATCGCCGGCTACGCCGCGCAACGCGCGCTGTTCGCCGAGAGCCCACCTATCGTAGGGAGCAACATCAATCGTGCTACCGTGACGTCCGGTGAACAGTATTGGTTCGGCGATGCTCTGAACCACATGCTGGTGCCCAAAACAGAAGCCGATGGAAATCGCTGTGTTTGGTCATTAGCGGCAGGCGGCGCACTGAGTTCAGGCCTGCAGCCTCAGCAGATCCCAAATCTCGATGCGATGTTTAAACACGTCGCGTCGACAATTGGCGGGGCCAATGAAGGGAAATCTTCAGTTCCCCCTTGGCATCAGGCCCATCTTTCGGCAAGGAACCTTCTGAAAGCGGTCTGGCCTGTAGCCGTCATTTGTTTTTCAGGAAAATTTCCTGGTGCCAGTCATGAGTTCGGCGCGGCTCCCGTGGTGAGATGGTCTGCGATCGCCGCGCAAGCTTCTAGTCGCCCAATTCAAGACGTGAAAAATGTGCTGCCACCCGACGTTGCGTTGACATTGCTAATGGAATCCGCGATCTATTGCAGCAAACTTGACCAGTCGACTATCGAGACAAATTAGAACAGTTCGGGCTCCTGGCTGCCGACAGATTGTCGCGGATCTGTGAGGTGTTGCCAAAGGACCGTTCTTGGCCGCGTCGAGGCAATGCCACCAGCGATTTGCTCGCCGAAGACCGGCCATTTAGCGTGGGCGGACGAGACATTGGATATCCGAATTGGATGGCGGCCTCGACCGACCGGTTGTGGCCGAGTTTGTGTGAAAACGCAATGATTGCCTACACTGAATCAACGCACTGAGCCTAGGTGACTCATGAAGCGATGCGTTGAAGGCGATGATCGCAAGCAGGTCGCACTACTTCCCGAATGCGTCGATGGCTACATCGGCCAGGACAACCCGGTCAGGATCGTAGACGTCTTCGTGGATGAGCTAGACCTCACCACGCTGGGCTTCAACGGTACGACACCCGCAATGACAGGCTGCCCGTCCTACCATCCGGGCGTGATGCTCAAGATCTACATATACGGTTATCTGAATCGGATACCATCGAGTCGGCGACTGGAGCGCGAATGCCAGCGCAATGTCGAGCTGACGTGGCTGACGGGTCGTCTCGCCCCGGACTTCAAAACGCTCGCAGACTTTCGCACGCGACAACGGAGCGGCCATTCGCGATGGCGGCGGTAGTTTCAGGGTGCCGACGAATTCCACCAGTATTCACAGTCGTGCCAGCCACACTACAAAGTGCCAGGGTCATCCGTCAGGTTGTTCGTTTCCCCGGTGTAGCTGTTCATGCGACTCAAAGTGCCGGGCAGCGATGTCAAAGGCCTGGTAGCAAAGCGGCTTTTTCCAAGACCGGACAGCGGACATGGCTGTGCAGAATACCCCGTCGTGTCTTGTGGCGCAGAGATACATGAATAGCGGTTCCGCCACCCGACCCCAACACGGGCTCAACAAGGTACGATGCGCACTTCACAATCTCTTCGCGGTCGAAGTGTGCATATCCATGGTCCTAAGTCGAGCTATTCGTTATCGAATGCGATCGACACAAGTAGCAGCAGGACGGACGACCAGATGAACAGATCGCCGAACAGATTGGACGTGCCTAATCCAGCGCCTGCCATTGCACTCGACAGCCAGAAAGTGAGCGCGCTCATCATGAGCACAGCATGATGAGGGTAGCATTGCGTCGCTTTGCTTCTGCTGCTGCTTTCTTCGCGTCGCTAGACATCATCGAGTAAGCAAAAAATAGTCATCGATTTCCGCATTGCGCGTGAATGTGAAAGTTTCCACGTCCGCGCGGGGCGTGTCCGTGCGCGAACGCATACAGCGTCGTATCGAAAGTGACTTTCATGATGTTCCCCCTGGGCCGGTATTCAGTAAGGCAAGATTCGGCCGAGGGTGTGTGAAAACGCATCGATCGCCTAAACTGAATCAACTCATTGAGAGCGGGTGACTCATGAAGCGATTCGTTGAAGGCGATGACCGCAAGCAGGTCGCACTACTTCCCGAATGCGTCGATGACTACATCGGTCAGGACAACCCGGTCAGGATCGTAGACGTCTTCGTGGATCAGCTAGACCTCACCACGCTCGGCTTCAACGGTACGACACCCGCAACCACAGGCCGCCCGTCCTACCATCCGTGCGTGATGCTCAAGATCTACATCTACGGGTATCTCAACCGCATACCATCGAGCCGACGTCTGGAGCGCGAATGCCAGCGCAATGTCGAGCTGATGTGGCTGACGGGTCGTCTCGCTGCGGACTTCAAGACGATCGCAGACTTTCGCCGCGACAACGGAGCGGCCATCCGCAACGTCTGCCGGCGTTTCGTCGAATTGTGTCGCGGACTGAAGCTGCTATCCAGTGACATGGTGGCGATCGACGGCAGCAAGTTTAAGGCTGTGAACAGCCGTGACAGGAACTACACGCTAGGCAAGATCGACAAGCGTCAGCAGCAGATTGAGGAAAGCGTTCAGCGATATCTTGACGCGATTGAAACCGCAGACCGCCCGGGCGGGTTTCGATGTGAAGACCGTGCGCCTGTACGAGAAGATCGCCCGGCTGCGGCAGCAGATGCGAGAGCTCAACCAGATCAAAAAACAATTGGTCAAGCAACCGGACCGGCAACTGTCACTTACGGATCCGGACTCCCGCTCCATGACCAGCGGAGGTAAAAGAACCGGAACGGTTGGCTACAACGTGCAGGCCGCCGTAGACACGAAGCATCATCTGATCGTTGAACACGAAGTTACCAATGTCGGAGGCGATCACGGGCAGCTCAGCAAGATGGCTGTGGCGGCAAAGGAGGCGATGGGCAAGCCGGGACTAAAGGTGCTGGCTGACCGGGGCTACTTCAGTGGCCCCGACATCCGCAAGTGCGATCTCGCCGGTATCACGGCGTATGTCCCGAAACCGCTCACCTCGGCATCAAGAAAGAAAGGGCTCTTTACCAAACGAGACTTCATCTACCTTGCCCGGACCGATGAATATCGATGCCCTGCCGGCGAGCATGCAATTCATCGGTTCACGACCGTTGAGAATGACATGACCCTGCGGGTGTACTGGACCAGCGCCTGTCCGCGTTGCCCGCTCAAGGAGCGATGTTCGCCCAGCGACTATCGACGCATCCGACGATGGGAGCACGAACATATACTGGAAGCCATGCAACGTCGTCTTGACCGCAAGCCCGAGGCAATGACCATCCGTAGAAGCACTGTCGAGCATGTCTTCGGTACGCTCAAGCACTGGATGGGTGCCACCCACTTCCTGACCCGAACGCTGGGGCGAGTGAACACCGAAATGAGCCTTCAGGTGTTGGCCTACAACATCAAACGTGTCGTAAATATACTCGGGGTTGCCAGAACGATTAAGGCGATGAGGATGGTTGGAAACCGAGGCCCCGAGGGGCATGTCACCCTCAAGACGGTACATTAGGGCAAGTCCGACGTGGTCAACCGCGGATAACCCAAACTGCGCCTTACCATCAGTAGCGGAAAACAGTTTCCACACAACCTCGGCCGAACTGTGCCCGAAGCGGCCGAAGGCCTGAGTCCAAGCTACGCAACGTGCAGGGGACCGTAGCGACCCATCAGCGCCGTTCGGTCGAGCGCGCCAGCCACGGCCGTTCTCCGAGGAATTGCGGCCATTCAGACTGATTCCACTCATTGCGGAAGGCGTTACCCAACTCGTCGAATTATGGCGGATGCGTAGCCTTCCGATGCGTTGGGAAGCACCTTTGAGCCGAAGCGGAACTGTCCGTTTACTGCGAAAGGCAATTACGCACGGCGCAATCGGCGGCGGCGTTGCCCGCCTTCAGCTCTGCGTCCACACTGGTTTGTCCAGCAACGGCGCCTGCTATCGCTTGCCCCACCACGGATCCAAAAGACTGGAACGGCATCACGGCGGCCACGGGCACCTCTGCGTTTCTGTCGCTCGTCGCGGACCGCGGTGGCGCCGGACGTGTGCATCGTGATCGGCCTGACGAGCATGAGCGCCGCGTGCTCGCTTCGCTCAGACGTTCCTGTGCTATGGCGAGCGCGCCGAACTGCATCGCCGGGCGGGCGCGCAGTACGGCGCGGTGCGGCGGCGTCTCGAACCGATCCATGTGGCTAACGCGTGCGGACATGACACGCGCGAGCTCGACGCGGTGCGCGACGAACTCGATCACATCGCGCAGAAGGCGCCGCATCTGCCGCGCAGAGCGGCGGGTGCGGCGCAACGAACGTCGTTCGTGAGATCGGTTGCCGGCTCGTCGTGACAATGTCTTTTCGCGTTCAGAGCATACGCGGATCCTGCGCCTTAGGAACCGGTTGCCCAGGCCAAGGCACCGGAATTTGCAGATCCTTCAGGATCGCGGTGACGCCGGGCCACGACGCCGGAATGGACGGTGGCAATGGACCGGGGTTGCCGTTCGGGGGAAGGGTGATCGTGGCGATGCCGCCGCGAATGGAGGACATCGCGTCGCGGTGCAGGGTGTCGGTGCGTGGCAGATCGTTGATGCTCAGCGTAGTCATGGCTCGTCTCCTGGCAAAAGTAAGGTAAATGGCGTGAAAGTCGCCACCCGGTCTTTCGCATGGGGCGTGCCAATGAGCGTGAAAGAAGCCGATTACCGGTTTGCGTCGAATTTATGGGCGGATACAGCTTGCTCGAAGTCGAATCCGCGCGTGTGTTTGCCTAACGCGATGGACGCGAACAACAGTCCAATCCTTCGATGTCGGCAAACGCCAAACATTTCAGGAGCCTTCGGAGGAGCGCGCGCGCGCGTAGTCAGGCGCGCGTTCGGCTGATGCAACCCTCGCGCGGCGCGGCCGCAGGATATCGACGACCGCCATCAACGAGAGCGCGACAACTGCGAGAAAGACCATCGTCCCAATGATTTGAAGCAAAGCCATGTTGACCTCGTACAGACTAAACTTGCTTTGTCGGAAGATCTGATGGCTTCGAGTATGCGTGTTGCGGCACCCGTCCAATGTGGCGATAAGGCAGGGCAAATCGCCTCTGTTCGGCGCTTGAGCGCGCCGGGCACGGCGGAAGCATTTCCGGCGCGCCCTCCGGTGCGGTCCAGTACAGCTTCACAGTAGGCCGCACAGGCTCACGAAGCCACTGATTCGCCGCATA
The DNA window shown above is from Paraburkholderia sp. PGU19 and carries:
- a CDS encoding pyridoxamine 5'-phosphate oxidase family protein, yielding MNEEIKEKILSLLEQHRIMTIATLRPDGWPQATTVGYVSEGLTLYFLCSQESQKAANLARDDRVSLTIDHDTSDLMAITGLSMAVRAQLVTDPAEAEKVMRMLPLKYPDMHALSMPMPSPDEVRIFRVTPTVISVLDYSQGFGHRDLCTCGSPSVSQK
- a CDS encoding VOC family protein, with amino-acid sequence MINLHELRYVRLGTRDIDAAAKYAANILGLQLVRREGGWAYLRSDERDHTLVYFEGDPNDQTIAFDVVTNEALEQAGAVLEQNSFRVHAGSRDECDQRRVHAFISFKDPSGNQIELVFGALHSGRRYFPSRDAGITGFSHVGLRTSDPGRDEIFWTKLCNARVSDWIGPAPLLRIDEVHHRIALFPSPFAGIQHINHQVASIDDLMRAWYTLREQGIPIRFGPGRHPTSGAIFLYFEGPDGMTYEYSTGVRLIRPDEEASYCPRRFPFDSTGFCMWGAKPDIPEFQS
- a CDS encoding aromatic acid/H+ symport family MFS transporter, translating into MATIRTVDVQDFINSHRLSTYQLLIVALCFLTVAFDGFDTASAGFIAPAIRKQWALNALQLAPVFGGGLFGLMVGALLFGPLADRFGRKPILCLSVAFFGVMCLWSAYATSLRELILLRFLTGLGLGGAMPTAITITSEFGPEKQRSLLVTGMFCGFTLGGSLGGVVASRIIPLNGWQGVLLFGGAMPLVLVPVLVWLLPESVRYLALSGRMQAQVARTLRRIAPQEVLDHTVFTVPENKVTGSPVRNLFGSGVMVGTVCLWLTFFMSLLVYYLLTSWLPTVINNTGVPLDMTALIAAALPLGSTVGAVLIGRLMDRHNPCLILASFYLVATVFVLLIGIASSLPMLVFAVFGAGLGTGGSQTGANALAAAYYPTSSRASGVSWALGIGRVGSIVGSMIGGVLLAMHLGLPIMFVLVAIPTFVAALSMFGMGRHEAALRSSEVARTLPGSVKP
- a CDS encoding DUF4382 domain-containing protein, with product MNGMRKTLIVAMFASVALAACGGGGESNNGGTPTGTVNVQMTDAPSCGFDHVYVTVSQVRINASSTAGDNDSGWTNITLATPQKVDLLSLTNGTMATLGQATLPAGQYQQVRLVLAPNQGNTSANSVVVSGTTNEQPLATPSATQSGLKIIRPFDVSANSTVDLVLDFNACKSVVQKGNGSYALKPVITATPTTVAGMIDGYVAAAEAGATVYAEQNGKVVSGTVADNTGHFVFSTLLQSSINGTYDIVVVQPNETTGIITSVPVVVGTTTHVSMAGQPITLPVSAMNIVSGTVTASADASLRALQTTPAGTYEIASANANLDTGSYTTSLPVAAPMVGAYNGTLPVALSPATAGQYTIEADAASGATQSTAVNITGGSKTNVNFSF